In the genome of Anaerolineae bacterium, the window CTGACCGGCCAGGACGCCCGCCAGAAGCCGCATCGTCGTCCCGGACCCCCCGCAGTCCAGGGGGCCTTCGGCGGGGGAGAACCCGTGTAGCCCGCGCCCATACACGACCTGCGTGGTGGGGCCAACGGACTCTATCTGGACACCCAGGGCCCGCAGGCAGCGCACCGTTGCCTGGCAGTCGGCGGCGGGCAGGAAATTTTCCACCCGGCTGGCCCCTTCGGCCAGGGCGCCCAGGATCAGCGCGCGGTGGGAGATGGACTTGTCCCCCGGCACGGAGACCCGACCGCGCAGGGCGTAGCCAGGGAGAATCCGGAGAACGCTCATTGGAACAACCCCCTTCTTTTCTGGGCGACCGTATCCAGCAGAGCCCGTATGGCCGCCTCGTCGCCGCTCTCCAGGAGCGCCGTCAGGTCCCCCAGGTGTCTGCGATACCGGCGCAGCATCTCCAAGACGGCGGCCCGGTTGGTGGACAAAATGTCCATCATCATTGTCACGTCGCTGGCGGCCAGGCGGGATGTATCGCGGAACCCGCTGGCGACAAGTTCCCAGAGGAGAGGGACCTCCGCGGCCACCTCCTCGGCGGTGGACATCAACCCCACCGAAAGGAGATAGGGCAGGTGGCTGGACACGGCGACGAGGAAATCGTGCAGTTCCGGTTCCAGGATCAGGGGACGGGCCCCCACGGCCTCCGCCAGCTCCTGTCCCAGGGCCAGCGCCCAATCCGAGGTCCGGGGGAGCGGCGTGAGGACAAAGACGCGGCCTTCGTAGAGGGCCGGGTCGGCCGCTTCCAGCCCTGATGTCTCCTTTCCACACAGGGGGTGCCCTCCCAGCGGCTCCACGGTGGCCGGAAGTCCGTTCATCGCAGCGACGATTTCCCGTTTTGTGCTTCCCACGTCCATCACGACGCAGCCAGGGGGCAAAACCGGCCCGATGGCCTCCAGCAGAGAGAGGATGGTGCGGACGGGCGTCGCGAGGACAACCAGGTCGGCCTCCCGCAACCCCTCCTCCAGGGCCGTTGTCGCGTGGTGGACCCATCCCCGGCTCAGGGCAGCCCGGGCCGTCTCCTCCCGCCGCGCCACTCCAACGACGCGATGGCAGGCGCCCCTCTGGGTCAGCGCGGCCGCCAGCGAGCCCCCCATCAGCCCCAGCCCGACGATGGTGACCTGAGCGTTCTGAAGGCGCTTGTCCATGGAGGTCCCACCTTACAGCG includes:
- a CDS encoding 3-phosphoshikimate 1-carboxyvinyltransferase (catalyzes the formation of 5-O-(1-carboxyvinyl)-3-phosphoshikimate from phosphoenolpyruvate and 3-phosphoshikimate in tryptophan biosynthesis), whose product is MSVLRILPGYALRGRVSVPGDKSISHRALILGALAEGASRVENFLPAADCQATVRCLRALGVQIESVGPTTQVVYGRGLHGFSPAEGPLDCGGSGTTMRLLAGVLAGQ
- a CDS encoding prephenate dehydrogenase; protein product: MDKRLQNAQVTIVGLGLMGGSLAAALTQRGACHRVVGVARREETARAALSRGWVHHATTALEEGLREADLVVLATPVRTILSLLEAIGPVLPPGCVVMDVGSTKREIVAAMNGLPATVEPLGGHPLCGKETSGLEAADPALYEGRVFVLTPLPRTSDWALALGQELAEAVGARPLILEPELHDFLVAVSSHLPYLLSVGLMSTAEEVAAEVPLLWELVASGFRDTSRLAASDVTMMMDILSTNRAAVLEMLRRYRRHLGDLTALLESGDEAAIRALLDTVAQKRRGLFQ